In one Arthrobacter jinronghuae genomic region, the following are encoded:
- the arfB gene encoding alternative ribosome rescue aminoacyl-tRNA hydrolase ArfB — translation MDLVVSPALTIPAAELDWRFSRSSGPGGQHVNTSDSRVALSWNVAGSAVLSEQQRLLLQRRLKRSLVAGVLTVTASEQRSQLRNRETALAKLAALVADGLAPGPAPRRTTKPTRGSNYRRLDAKKQRGATKRQRQQPPAD, via the coding sequence ATGGATTTGGTGGTGTCGCCCGCGCTCACGATTCCCGCGGCTGAACTCGACTGGCGGTTCTCCCGTTCGTCCGGCCCCGGGGGCCAGCACGTCAACACCTCGGACAGCCGCGTTGCACTCTCCTGGAACGTAGCCGGTTCTGCGGTGCTGTCGGAACAGCAACGCCTGCTGCTGCAGCGGCGGCTGAAACGCAGTCTCGTGGCTGGAGTGCTGACCGTGACGGCCTCCGAGCAACGTTCCCAGCTCCGCAATCGGGAAACAGCCCTGGCCAAGCTCGCCGCGCTCGTGGCCGACGGACTGGCGCCAGGACCTGCCCCGCGCCGCACCACCAAACCTACCCGGGGCTCAAACTACCGCCGCCTCGATGCCAAGAAACAACGGGGTGCCACGAAACGGCAACGGCAACAGCCACCGGCTGATTGA
- a CDS encoding SDR family oxidoreductase — MASDVLVVIGMGGMGQAVMRRSGAGRKILLADFNEDLLETVHAAALGEGYDVVSQQVDVSSRQSVAALAATARELGAVTGVVHTAGLSPVQAPVEAIWKVDLFGVAVVLEEFEKVIAPGGAGVVISSMSAYMAGGQVPADVLASLATVPADDLLLIPFVAGIDHPGHAYSVAKRANQVRVQTASLRWGARGARVNSISPGVISTPMGQQELSGESGSQMRAMIEASGTKRLGTAFDIANATAFLLSQDASFMTGADLLVDGGAVAAVDTGQRSQVAG; from the coding sequence ATGGCCTCGGACGTACTGGTAGTTATCGGCATGGGCGGCATGGGGCAGGCGGTTATGCGCCGGTCCGGCGCAGGACGGAAAATCCTGCTGGCCGACTTCAACGAAGACCTGCTCGAAACGGTGCACGCCGCAGCACTCGGCGAAGGCTACGACGTCGTCTCCCAGCAGGTGGACGTTTCCTCGCGGCAGTCGGTGGCCGCGCTGGCCGCAACCGCCCGTGAGCTGGGCGCCGTAACCGGCGTCGTCCACACCGCCGGGCTCTCCCCCGTCCAGGCACCGGTGGAGGCCATCTGGAAGGTCGACCTCTTCGGCGTGGCCGTGGTGCTCGAGGAATTCGAAAAGGTCATCGCCCCGGGCGGTGCCGGCGTCGTTATCTCCAGCATGTCTGCGTACATGGCAGGCGGCCAGGTGCCCGCCGACGTGCTGGCGAGCCTGGCCACCGTCCCTGCGGACGATCTGCTGCTGATTCCGTTTGTTGCCGGCATCGACCACCCGGGACACGCCTACAGCGTGGCCAAGCGCGCCAACCAGGTCCGCGTCCAGACCGCCAGCCTGCGCTGGGGTGCCCGCGGGGCACGCGTGAACAGCATCAGCCCCGGCGTCATCTCCACCCCGATGGGCCAGCAGGAACTCTCCGGCGAATCCGGCTCGCAAATGCGCGCCATGATCGAGGCCTCCGGCACCAAGCGCCTCGGCACCGCCTTCGACATCGCCAACGCCACGGCCTTCCTGCTCAGCCAGGATGCCAGCTTCATGACCGGCGCGGACCTGCTGGTCGACGGCGGCGCGGTGGCCGCCGTCGATACCGGCCAGCGCAGCCAGGTCGCCGGCTAG
- a CDS encoding VOC family protein: protein MSVTTTPHLNFRGDARAALEFYHSVFGGQLTVVTNEDAYSVERPEEAGQVKFGQVLGGNGFSVMAYDVPASVSYDQGDKSSFVSVRGDSAEEITGLWDRLADGSTVLQDLAPSAFSPAYGMVQDRFGVVWVLDVAVAYDPAG from the coding sequence ATGTCTGTCACCACCACGCCCCACCTGAACTTCCGCGGCGATGCCCGGGCCGCCCTCGAGTTCTACCACTCGGTTTTCGGCGGGCAGCTTACCGTCGTCACTAACGAGGACGCCTACAGCGTCGAGCGCCCGGAGGAGGCGGGCCAGGTCAAGTTCGGGCAGGTCCTCGGCGGGAACGGATTCTCGGTCATGGCCTACGACGTTCCCGCCAGCGTGTCCTACGACCAGGGGGATAAATCCTCCTTCGTCTCGGTCCGCGGCGACTCGGCCGAGGAAATCACCGGCCTCTGGGACCGGCTTGCCGACGGCTCCACCGTGCTGCAGGACCTGGCACCCTCGGCTTTCTCCCCCGCCTACGGAATGGTGCAGGACCGCTTCGGCGTCGTCTGGGTGCTCGACGTCGCCGTCGCCTATGACCCTGCCGGCTAG
- a CDS encoding nicotinate phosphoribosyltransferase translates to MTTTAAPTALTTASITAALFQTDAYKLGHIHMYPRGTTKVLSNFTNRGSRIEGVDHVVHFGLQAFLQKFCIEAFAPFFAADEDDAVAEYQAGLNDILGPNTVGTDHIRSLHRRGYLPLIFRAVPEGTRVPLRVPSVTVESTEPEFFWLVNYIETALSASIWQPSTAATIADKYRGILDSAAGKTGTDAAYVDWQLHDFSFRGMPGVEAAAASGAGHLLSFKGSDSLGSADFIRRYYNSSFGADNGQILGSIPASEHAVMCAGGQDGEAETFRHILEVNPTGNISLVSDGYDLWHVLQGILPGLKDIITSREGNVVIRPDSGDPADIVCGTSTRPGAVVPDTAPSMAEDPAYFGVAALLEAEFGSTRNDAGYKVLNNVRVMYGDSITPERAADITARLEKAGYASENVVLGAGSFTYQYVTRDTFSSAIKVTYIEVNGQPRNVFKDPITAKGFGSKRSATGRLAVTRNDDGELVLIEKATPEQEEASLLQPVWANGEFLRRQSFADVRAVLGNIAS, encoded by the coding sequence ATGACCACGACAGCAGCACCGACCGCCTTGACCACCGCCAGCATCACCGCAGCCCTGTTCCAGACGGACGCGTACAAGCTCGGCCACATCCACATGTACCCCCGGGGCACCACAAAGGTTCTCTCCAACTTCACCAACCGCGGCTCCCGGATCGAGGGTGTGGACCACGTGGTGCACTTCGGTCTGCAGGCCTTCCTGCAGAAGTTCTGCATTGAAGCCTTCGCCCCGTTCTTCGCCGCTGATGAGGACGACGCCGTGGCCGAATACCAGGCCGGGCTCAACGACATCCTCGGCCCCAATACCGTCGGCACCGACCACATCCGGTCCCTCCACCGCCGCGGCTACCTGCCGCTGATCTTCCGTGCCGTGCCCGAGGGAACCCGGGTGCCCCTGCGGGTCCCCTCCGTCACCGTCGAGTCCACCGAGCCGGAGTTCTTCTGGCTGGTCAACTACATCGAGACGGCGCTCAGTGCCTCCATCTGGCAGCCCTCCACCGCAGCGACCATTGCCGACAAGTACCGCGGCATCCTCGACAGCGCCGCCGGGAAGACGGGCACGGACGCTGCCTACGTGGACTGGCAGCTCCATGACTTCTCCTTCCGCGGCATGCCCGGCGTCGAAGCAGCAGCAGCGTCCGGCGCCGGCCACCTGCTCTCCTTCAAGGGCTCGGACTCCCTCGGCTCGGCCGACTTCATCCGCCGCTACTACAACTCCTCCTTCGGCGCGGACAACGGCCAGATCCTCGGCTCCATCCCCGCCAGCGAGCACGCCGTGATGTGTGCCGGCGGCCAGGACGGAGAAGCGGAAACCTTCCGCCACATCCTGGAGGTCAACCCCACGGGCAACATCTCGCTGGTCTCCGACGGGTACGACCTGTGGCACGTACTGCAGGGCATCCTGCCCGGGCTTAAGGACATCATCACCTCGCGCGAAGGCAACGTCGTCATCCGTCCCGACTCAGGAGACCCGGCCGACATCGTCTGCGGCACCTCCACCCGCCCCGGCGCCGTCGTCCCCGACACGGCACCGTCGATGGCCGAGGACCCGGCCTACTTCGGCGTCGCCGCCCTCCTGGAAGCCGAGTTCGGTTCCACCCGTAACGACGCCGGCTACAAGGTCCTGAACAACGTGCGCGTTATGTACGGCGACTCCATTACCCCCGAGCGTGCCGCAGACATCACTGCACGCCTGGAGAAAGCGGGGTACGCCTCGGAGAATGTTGTGCTCGGCGCCGGTTCGTTCACCTACCAGTACGTCACCCGGGACACGTTCTCCTCGGCAATCAAGGTCACCTACATCGAGGTCAACGGCCAGCCCCGCAACGTGTTCAAGGATCCGATCACTGCCAAGGGCTTCGGTTCCAAGCGTTCTGCCACCGGCCGCTTGGCCGTCACCCGGAACGACGACGGCGAACTGGTCCTCATCGAGAAGGCCACCCCCGAGCAGGAAGAGGCATCCCTGCTGCAGCCCGTCTGGGCCAACGGCGAGTTCCTCCGCCGCCAATCCTTCGCGGACGTCCGTGCAGTGCTCGGTAACATTGCCTCATGA
- a CDS encoding NUDIX domain-containing protein — MSSERLQPLVSIDTVPFIVRDGGLCLVTAERANEPFAGAQALPGVLLLPSERLAEAALRALTVKTGVGEDQVEHLDTAGVYDNPDRDPRGPTISIVHTAVLHPNARLIEAAVKVTPVERVAGLPFDHDTIIRRTAGAVLDALWVDSALTKALLGKHFTTAQAARISRSLAAAAGRTEPDSSNLGRMLARNPALSKSSETVAAGRGRPAAGWSWT; from the coding sequence ATGAGTTCTGAAAGGCTGCAGCCCCTCGTCTCAATCGATACCGTGCCCTTCATCGTGAGGGACGGAGGGCTGTGCCTGGTGACCGCGGAGCGGGCCAATGAACCCTTCGCCGGCGCGCAGGCGCTCCCCGGCGTCCTCCTGCTTCCCTCCGAACGGCTGGCCGAGGCCGCTTTGAGGGCGCTGACGGTCAAGACCGGTGTAGGGGAGGACCAGGTGGAACACCTCGACACGGCGGGCGTCTACGACAACCCGGACCGGGATCCGCGCGGGCCCACCATCTCGATTGTCCATACCGCCGTCCTGCATCCGAACGCCCGGCTTATCGAAGCCGCTGTGAAGGTCACCCCGGTGGAACGGGTAGCCGGACTGCCGTTCGACCACGACACCATCATCCGCCGCACCGCCGGTGCCGTGCTGGATGCGCTTTGGGTGGACTCCGCACTGACCAAAGCGCTGCTGGGGAAGCACTTCACCACCGCGCAGGCCGCCCGGATCAGCCGCAGCCTTGCGGCGGCCGCCGGACGCACCGAACCGGACTCCTCCAATTTGGGGAGGATGCTCGCCCGCAACCCCGCGTTGTCCAAATCCAGTGAGACAGTCGCCGCGGGCCGGGGGAGGCCGGCGGCGGGGTGGTCCTGGACATAA
- a CDS encoding ABC transporter ATP-binding protein yields MSTGSASAAVRTRGLHKNFGRIEALKGIDLEVPSGSVFGIIGPNGAGKTTLMRLLLDLLRPSSGEVTVLGVNPRSGGPALRRRIGFLPGDLALADRVSGRELLHFFSRISGPVDPGTVPALAERLDLDLGRPVRALSKGNRQKLGLIQAFMHQPPLLILDEPTSGLDPLVQQEFLALVREASSNGQTVLLSSHVLSEIEEAADTVAILRSGTVVSAASTADIRAAAGRRVRIGITAAEEPALMESLAGVPGLVLLQSSADPATGDAPSIHARFEGDMPDLITALAGHHLLDLVVQEPDLEEAVLRFYGPKNAAGPADGGAAE; encoded by the coding sequence ATGAGTACTGGCTCTGCCTCAGCCGCTGTCCGCACCCGTGGGTTGCATAAGAACTTCGGACGCATTGAGGCGCTGAAAGGCATCGATCTGGAGGTTCCATCCGGAAGCGTCTTCGGGATCATCGGTCCCAACGGCGCCGGCAAGACCACGCTGATGCGCCTGCTGCTGGACCTGCTGCGCCCCAGCTCCGGAGAGGTAACCGTCCTCGGCGTCAATCCCCGCAGCGGAGGGCCCGCCCTGCGCCGTCGAATCGGCTTCCTGCCGGGAGATCTGGCCCTGGCGGACAGAGTCAGCGGACGGGAACTGCTTCACTTTTTCTCGCGCATCAGTGGACCCGTAGATCCGGGAACCGTTCCGGCGCTGGCGGAGCGGCTCGATCTGGACCTCGGCCGCCCGGTGCGTGCCCTGTCCAAGGGAAACCGGCAGAAACTGGGGCTCATCCAGGCATTCATGCATCAACCCCCGCTGCTCATCCTGGACGAACCGACCAGCGGATTGGACCCGTTGGTTCAGCAGGAGTTCCTGGCGCTGGTGAGGGAGGCGAGCAGCAACGGCCAAACGGTGCTGCTCAGCTCGCATGTACTCAGCGAGATCGAGGAGGCCGCCGACACCGTGGCCATCCTGCGCTCGGGGACTGTGGTGTCCGCCGCCAGCACCGCCGACATCCGGGCTGCGGCAGGCCGCCGCGTGCGGATTGGAATCACTGCAGCAGAGGAACCTGCCTTGATGGAAAGCCTCGCAGGGGTGCCTGGCTTGGTGCTGCTGCAGTCGTCCGCCGACCCGGCGACCGGAGATGCCCCCTCGATCCATGCCCGGTTCGAGGGGGACATGCCGGACCTGATCACGGCCCTGGCGGGACATCACCTCCTCGACCTGGTGGTGCAGGAGCCCGACCTCGAGGAGGCCGTCCTGCGGTTTTACGGGCCCAAGAACGCTGCCGGGCCGGCCGACGGCGGTGCCGCCGAATGA
- a CDS encoding ABC transporter permease subunit: MSRFPLFTRSLAGSWRPLLGWAAGILAVLSLYLPLYPSLAGQDFQDLLQSLPPELISALGYDELTTGAGYTQSTFFGLIGFVLFTIAAISWGTRAIAGDEESGTLELVLAHAVGRVQLVLERSAAIVARLVLLGLFTGLAVLVFNRPAQLALNASHVWAECAALIGLALLTASVALAAGAVTGRRMWALAAAVAVAVGGYALNAVANQNPDLDYLHSWTPYHWAFGASPLSNGADWAGLGALYGTSALLMLLAALALTRRDIGT, translated from the coding sequence ATGAGTCGCTTCCCCTTGTTCACCCGCTCGCTTGCCGGCTCGTGGCGTCCGCTTCTGGGATGGGCGGCGGGCATTCTCGCTGTCCTGAGCCTGTACCTGCCCCTCTATCCGTCCCTCGCCGGGCAGGATTTTCAGGATCTTCTGCAAAGCCTGCCTCCCGAGCTCATTTCCGCGCTGGGTTATGACGAGCTGACCACCGGCGCCGGATACACCCAGTCGACCTTCTTCGGACTCATCGGGTTCGTCCTCTTCACCATCGCCGCCATTTCGTGGGGAACCCGGGCAATTGCCGGCGACGAGGAGAGCGGAACCCTGGAACTCGTCCTGGCCCACGCGGTCGGCCGGGTCCAACTCGTCCTGGAGCGCAGCGCCGCCATTGTTGCCCGTCTGGTACTGCTCGGGCTCTTCACCGGCCTGGCCGTACTGGTTTTCAACCGCCCGGCACAACTCGCACTCAATGCCTCCCATGTCTGGGCCGAGTGTGCCGCACTTATTGGCTTGGCACTGCTGACCGCGTCCGTCGCCTTGGCTGCGGGGGCCGTCACCGGACGCCGCATGTGGGCGCTCGCGGCTGCCGTTGCGGTCGCCGTGGGCGGGTACGCCCTCAACGCGGTGGCCAACCAGAATCCGGACCTGGACTACCTCCACTCCTGGACGCCCTATCACTGGGCCTTCGGCGCCAGCCCGCTCAGCAACGGGGCCGATTGGGCCGGGCTCGGTGCGCTGTATGGAACAAGTGCGCTGCTGATGCTGCTCGCGGCCCTCGCACTCACCCGGAGGGACATCGGCACGTGA
- a CDS encoding helix-turn-helix transcriptional regulator produces MPTTTSRLLLLLSLLQTPRDWPGQVLADRLEISPRTVRRDVDRLREMGYRISALKGPDGGYRLDAGAELPPLLFDDDQVLALAVALQSAPMTGAGIEEAAARALATVRQVMPSRLRHRLDALQFTVLPGRPGAAESVPPERLLTLANAVRSRQVLRFDYAAGRPEAGDAVGAPPRRVEPHHLVASRGRWYLVGWDLDRNDWRIFRADRITPRLPAGARFRERELPGGSVHDFLSARFRGTEPGRGSGEGWPCRGTVVLHLPAVAVVPFAGDGTVEAVGPDRCRVEAGSWSWVALAASFGRFDAELEVVGPPELASAFGTLAARFAAAAAR; encoded by the coding sequence ATGCCCACTACGACGTCGCGGCTCCTGCTGCTCCTCTCACTTCTGCAGACCCCGCGGGACTGGCCGGGGCAGGTGCTCGCGGACCGCCTGGAGATCAGCCCCCGGACCGTGCGCCGCGACGTCGACCGGCTGCGGGAAATGGGTTACCGCATCTCCGCGCTGAAGGGGCCGGACGGGGGTTACCGCCTGGACGCCGGTGCCGAGCTGCCGCCGCTGCTTTTTGACGACGACCAGGTGCTGGCGCTCGCCGTCGCGCTGCAGTCCGCGCCCATGACCGGAGCCGGCATCGAGGAGGCCGCCGCCCGCGCGCTGGCCACGGTCCGGCAGGTGATGCCCTCCCGGCTCCGTCATCGCCTCGACGCACTGCAGTTCACCGTGCTGCCGGGACGTCCGGGTGCGGCCGAATCCGTACCGCCGGAACGGCTGCTGACCCTGGCCAATGCGGTCCGGTCCCGGCAGGTGCTGCGTTTTGACTATGCGGCGGGCCGGCCGGAAGCGGGTGACGCCGTCGGTGCGCCGCCTCGGCGGGTGGAACCGCATCATTTGGTGGCCTCCCGCGGACGGTGGTACCTGGTGGGCTGGGATCTGGACCGGAATGATTGGCGGATCTTCCGGGCCGACCGGATCACTCCGCGGCTCCCTGCGGGTGCGCGGTTCCGGGAGCGGGAACTGCCCGGCGGCAGCGTGCATGATTTCCTTTCCGCCCGGTTCCGGGGAACGGAACCGGGCAGGGGTTCCGGTGAAGGCTGGCCCTGCCGCGGCACCGTGGTCCTGCACCTGCCGGCGGTCGCCGTCGTACCGTTTGCCGGCGACGGCACGGTCGAAGCCGTTGGACCCGACAGGTGCCGGGTGGAAGCAGGCTCCTGGTCCTGGGTAGCGCTGGCGGCGTCGTTCGGTCGGTTCGACGCCGAACTTGAGGTGGTTGGTCCGCCTGAGCTGGCGTCCGCCTTCGGAACGCTGGCGGCGCGCTTCGCGGCGGCGGCCGCACGGTAG
- a CDS encoding CoA transferase translates to MAADHRNTNPLPALWRDLAPLLPENPAPAPWTGPRWWWAGALDVEGLALGSLQALATALAAGTGRDIALTSRGAAASFASYSHLRVDGRAVGGFAPLSGFRRTIDGWVRLHANYPHHERALLTALRVATVDAVDAALLRMTAMEVEDRVTAHGGVAAAVRPPEEWAGSPAGKGLPGEPWIRVGTAPAPAPPRSVPAALRGGSGGILDGLRVLDLTRVIAGPSGSRILGALGADVLRIDPPGMPELEEQYLDTGFSKRSAVADLTDPAAYRRFRGLLEAADVVLLGYRGGSLARFGLDPDALRADYPGLGVVSFDAWGNAGPWAARRGFDSIVQAASGIAAIYGSGEGGSWRPGALPVQALDYATGLGAAAAAVALMGARNRGISGSAHLSLARTALELMRLPAPPSGTERSELEPELRTWPSVYGELTFAPPPLQVDGRQLEHSRPPQPYGSSALVWE, encoded by the coding sequence ATGGCTGCCGACCACCGGAACACGAATCCCCTTCCCGCACTCTGGCGGGACCTTGCCCCGCTGCTGCCGGAGAATCCTGCGCCCGCACCCTGGACGGGACCGCGCTGGTGGTGGGCGGGCGCACTGGACGTGGAGGGACTGGCCCTGGGATCCCTGCAAGCGCTGGCGACGGCGCTCGCCGCCGGGACGGGCCGGGACATCGCGCTCACCTCCCGCGGCGCGGCGGCATCGTTCGCTTCCTATTCGCATCTGCGGGTGGATGGCAGAGCGGTTGGCGGGTTCGCTCCGCTGTCGGGCTTCCGCCGCACCATTGACGGATGGGTTCGGCTGCACGCCAACTATCCGCACCACGAACGTGCCCTGCTCACTGCACTGCGGGTTGCCACAGTCGACGCCGTAGACGCAGCACTGCTTCGGATGACGGCCATGGAGGTGGAGGATCGGGTGACGGCACACGGGGGAGTGGCAGCCGCAGTCCGTCCGCCAGAGGAGTGGGCGGGCTCCCCGGCGGGCAAGGGGCTCCCGGGGGAACCGTGGATCCGTGTGGGCACCGCACCGGCACCAGCGCCTCCCCGCAGTGTGCCGGCTGCCCTGCGCGGCGGGTCCGGCGGGATTCTGGACGGCCTGCGCGTCCTGGACCTGACGAGGGTGATCGCCGGTCCGTCGGGCAGCCGGATCCTGGGCGCTTTGGGTGCCGACGTGCTGCGGATCGACCCGCCCGGCATGCCGGAGCTGGAGGAACAGTATCTGGACACCGGCTTCTCGAAGCGCAGTGCGGTGGCCGACCTCACCGACCCGGCCGCCTACCGGCGGTTCCGCGGACTCCTCGAGGCGGCCGACGTCGTGCTGTTGGGATACCGGGGCGGCTCCCTCGCCCGCTTCGGATTGGATCCGGACGCGCTGCGGGCGGACTACCCGGGGCTGGGCGTGGTGAGCTTCGACGCCTGGGGCAACGCCGGGCCGTGGGCCGCCCGGCGGGGTTTCGACAGCATCGTGCAGGCCGCGAGCGGCATTGCCGCCATTTACGGCAGCGGGGAGGGAGGATCGTGGCGGCCCGGGGCGCTGCCGGTCCAGGCGCTGGACTATGCCACCGGCCTCGGGGCGGCCGCCGCTGCGGTGGCGCTCATGGGCGCCCGGAATCGGGGGATCAGCGGATCGGCCCACTTGTCGCTGGCGCGCACCGCGCTGGAGCTGATGCGGCTGCCGGCTCCGCCCTCGGGTACCGAGCGGAGCGAACTGGAACCGGAGCTCCGGACCTGGCCGAGTGTCTACGGCGAGCTGACGTTTGCGCCGCCGCCCCTGCAGGTGGACGGGAGGCAGCTTGAGCACAGCCGGCCGCCGCAGCCTTACGGCAGTTCTGCGCTGGTGTGGGAATGA
- a CDS encoding ribose-phosphate diphosphokinase → MFTAYATVPQGYTVHSAATPMSFPAGEAHLKVEGSPAETPLYFYLTGADANEYITAAMWIDYAHQGGHKVQALIPYLPGARQDRGTPFGAKVYANLINAMNADEVVCFDPHSPVMPALVRNLRVVDSSAVIAQLLRNKAGEYAGVICPDAGAKERTARTAAALGLPLYSAEKHRDFATGKLSGFTCEELPEEGRFLVVDDICDGGGTFMGLAAATGLGPDRLDLWVSHGVFSGKAAQLRQAYGSIYTTDSHPGAANPDVAAYITPLISHLI, encoded by the coding sequence ATGTTCACCGCATACGCCACAGTCCCGCAGGGATACACCGTCCACTCGGCAGCGACGCCGATGTCCTTCCCGGCCGGGGAGGCCCACCTCAAGGTCGAAGGCAGCCCGGCGGAAACCCCGCTGTACTTCTATCTCACAGGCGCCGATGCCAACGAGTACATAACCGCAGCCATGTGGATTGACTACGCCCATCAGGGCGGCCACAAGGTTCAGGCCCTCATCCCGTACCTGCCCGGAGCCCGCCAGGACCGCGGCACCCCCTTCGGCGCCAAGGTCTACGCCAACCTCATCAACGCCATGAACGCCGACGAAGTGGTCTGCTTCGACCCGCACTCGCCCGTCATGCCGGCCCTGGTCCGCAACCTGCGCGTCGTGGATTCCTCAGCCGTCATCGCCCAGCTCCTGCGGAACAAGGCGGGGGAGTATGCCGGCGTCATCTGCCCGGACGCCGGGGCGAAGGAACGCACCGCCCGAACCGCCGCAGCCCTCGGACTTCCGCTCTACTCCGCAGAGAAGCACCGGGACTTTGCCACCGGCAAGCTGTCCGGATTCACCTGCGAGGAGCTGCCCGAGGAAGGACGCTTCCTGGTCGTCGACGACATCTGCGACGGCGGCGGAACCTTCATGGGCCTGGCCGCAGCCACCGGCCTCGGGCCGGACCGCCTGGACCTGTGGGTCAGCCACGGAGTGTTCTCCGGCAAAGCAGCCCAGCTGCGGCAGGCCTACGGCTCCATTTACACCACGGATTCACACCCCGGCGCCGCCAACCCTGACGTCGCCGCTTACATCACGCCCCTGATCTCCCACCTCATCTAA
- a CDS encoding alpha/beta fold hydrolase, translating into MLYADSADGTRIAFDQTGHGTPVVIVGGAFSTADAGAPLAAALKAAGFQAVTVDRRARGKSTDTSPYSPRREVEDLTAVLHAVGGDAAVLGHSSGAMLALLAAAEGAPISHLFLSEPPFLFGEGEPSMDLPQRLQALVDSGNPADAVTTFQREGIGLPEAFIEQIQASPMFDSLVPLAQSAVYDALLSQAVSTPTAAMAQVSVPVTILRGTTTYPVIMDATEKLARRMPQAVLVTVPESHDHSPDPTGTVREIRRRIPVQ; encoded by the coding sequence ATGTTGTACGCAGACTCAGCAGACGGCACCCGGATCGCGTTCGACCAGACGGGCCACGGCACGCCGGTGGTCATTGTCGGCGGTGCGTTTTCAACCGCCGACGCCGGCGCCCCGTTGGCCGCCGCGCTCAAAGCCGCCGGTTTCCAGGCGGTGACGGTGGACCGACGGGCCCGCGGGAAAAGCACGGATACTTCCCCTTACTCTCCGCGGCGGGAGGTGGAGGACCTCACGGCGGTTCTCCACGCCGTCGGCGGCGACGCGGCCGTCCTCGGACATTCCTCCGGCGCCATGCTCGCCCTGCTGGCCGCGGCCGAAGGGGCACCGATCAGCCACCTGTTCCTGTCCGAGCCGCCGTTCCTCTTCGGCGAGGGGGAACCGTCGATGGACCTTCCGCAGCGGCTTCAGGCCCTCGTTGATTCAGGCAACCCGGCCGACGCCGTCACCACCTTTCAGCGCGAAGGCATCGGCCTGCCCGAAGCGTTTATTGAGCAGATCCAGGCCAGCCCCATGTTCGATTCCCTCGTTCCACTGGCGCAGTCCGCCGTCTACGACGCGCTGCTGTCGCAGGCCGTGTCCACCCCGACGGCCGCGATGGCCCAGGTTTCGGTGCCCGTCACCATCCTGCGCGGCACCACCACCTACCCGGTGATTATGGACGCCACCGAGAAGCTGGCGAGGCGGATGCCGCAGGCTGTCCTGGTAACAGTGCCCGAATCCCACGACCACTCCCCCGATCCGACCGGCACCGTGCGCGAAATCCGCCGCCGCATCCCGGTGCAATGA
- a CDS encoding DUF1697 domain-containing protein — protein sequence MTDSPAADTFPYLALLRGINVGGRNKVPMKELRGHLEGLGFQQVSTYIASGNVFLASNDDAGSVGRQIEAALTDNFDLDDELIKVLVLDRAQLKAVVEHRPQHFGERPDLYHSDAIFLMDIDADTAMDAFRPREGVDEIWAGEGVIYSQRLSSELTKSRLSAIAASPLYKSMTIRSWNTTQKLWERLPG from the coding sequence ATGACCGACAGCCCGGCCGCGGATACTTTCCCCTATCTGGCTCTCCTGCGCGGCATCAACGTCGGCGGGCGGAACAAGGTCCCCATGAAGGAGTTACGGGGGCATCTGGAAGGCCTCGGGTTTCAGCAGGTGTCCACCTACATTGCGAGCGGGAATGTCTTCCTGGCATCGAATGACGACGCCGGCTCCGTCGGCCGGCAGATCGAGGCCGCACTCACGGATAACTTCGACCTCGACGACGAACTCATCAAGGTCCTGGTGCTGGACCGCGCGCAGCTGAAGGCCGTCGTCGAACACCGGCCGCAGCACTTCGGTGAGCGGCCGGACCTCTACCACTCGGACGCGATCTTCCTCATGGACATCGATGCGGACACCGCCATGGACGCTTTCCGGCCGAGGGAAGGCGTTGACGAGATCTGGGCGGGCGAAGGCGTCATCTACTCGCAGCGGCTCAGCTCCGAGCTGACCAAGAGCCGGCTGAGCGCCATTGCAGCCTCGCCGCTGTACAAATCGATGACCATCCGCAGCTGGAACACCACGCAGAAACTGTGGGAGCGGCTGCCCGGGTGA